Sequence from the Nocardia cyriacigeorgica GUH-2 genome:
GCTGTCGGACCAGGTGTGCGTGGCATGGGCGAAGGCGTCGATGCGGCGCTGATGAGCGGACCGAAGTGCGGCCCGTCCCGCAGGGGTTACCACCAACAGTGATCGGCGGCCGTCGGATTGGTCGGCGATGCGTTCGATATACCCGGCATCGACGGCGGCGGCCACCAGCCTGCTGGCTCGAGGGCGGTCCACCGCGAGGACTTCGGCGACTGTGGAGACGGTGGGATCCGTCGCGGCCGCAACCACATCGAGCACATCGAAGGCCTGACCGGCGGGTTCACCCTCGGGCGCCAGGCTGCGCCGGGTCTGGCGACGGCGGATCTCCACCATGGCGCGTTCGATTCGCTCGACGTCGTTCACGGCAGAAATGGTAGCGCTGGACATCTATTTGTATTATGACAACTATATTGTGCAGCTCCTCTGGAAGGCCGCTCCATGCGCCACTTACTCTGTGTCCTCGCGGTACTCACTGTCACGGCCTGCTCCTCACCGGCCCCGGAATCGGGGCCGAGCACCAG
This genomic interval carries:
- a CDS encoding MarR family winged helix-turn-helix transcriptional regulator, whose translation is MNDVERIERAMVEIRRRQTRRSLAPEGEPAGQAFDVLDVVAAATDPTVSTVAEVLAVDRPRASRLVAAAVDAGYIERIADQSDGRRSLLVVTPAGRAALRSAHQRRIDAFAHATHTWSDSERTQFADLLTRFVAGMPN